From a single Columba livia isolate bColLiv1 breed racing homer chromosome 19, bColLiv1.pat.W.v2, whole genome shotgun sequence genomic region:
- the SPACA9 gene encoding sperm acrosome-associated protein 9 isoform X3 yields the protein MNEVKEALRNIEQNYKLFLQQQFTFIAALQHTRENAHDLIRPVASISQVQSYMDHYCNNTTDRRILNMFLNICSDLSRLCQKLEAVHSGNNVTNGILERCKLLLSHSNDLSAIRAKYPHDVVNHLSCNEAKNHYGGVVSLIPVVLDCMKEWVTHTEKLPQRVLQNAN from the exons atgaatgaggtaAAGGAGGCTCTAAGAAATATAGAACAGAACTACAAGctcttcctgcagcagcagttcaCGTTTATCGCGGCGCTGCAGCACACCCGAGAGAACGCGCACGACCTGATCAGACCGGTGGCGAGCATCAGCCAG GTACAGTCCTACATGGACCATTATTGTAATAATACCACGGACAGGCGCATCCTCAACATGTTCCTGAACATCTGCAGTGACCTAAGCAGGCTCTGCCAGAAGCTGGAAGCCGTGCATTCTGGTAACAACGTAACCAACGGCATTCTGGAGAGATgcaagctgctcctgagccACAGCAACGACCTGAGCGCCATCCGAGCTAA ATACCCTCATGACGTTGTGAATCACCTGAGCTGTAACGAGGCAAAGAACCATTACGGAGGTGTGGTGAGCCTCATCCCTGTCGTTCTAGACTGCATGAAGGAGTGGGTGACCCACACCGAGAAGCTGCCACAGCGCGTGCTGCAGAAC GCAAATTAG
- the SPACA9 gene encoding sperm acrosome-associated protein 9 isoform X2, with product MNEVKEALRNIEQNYKLFLQQQFTFIAALQHTRENAHDLIRPVASISQVQSYMDHYCNNTTDRRILNMFLNICSDLSRLCQKLEAVHSGNNVTNGILERCKLLLSHSNDLSAIRAKYPHDVVNHLSCNEAKNHYGGVVSLIPVVLDCMKEWVTHTEKLPQRVLQNISF from the exons atgaatgaggtaAAGGAGGCTCTAAGAAATATAGAACAGAACTACAAGctcttcctgcagcagcagttcaCGTTTATCGCGGCGCTGCAGCACACCCGAGAGAACGCGCACGACCTGATCAGACCGGTGGCGAGCATCAGCCAG GTACAGTCCTACATGGACCATTATTGTAATAATACCACGGACAGGCGCATCCTCAACATGTTCCTGAACATCTGCAGTGACCTAAGCAGGCTCTGCCAGAAGCTGGAAGCCGTGCATTCTGGTAACAACGTAACCAACGGCATTCTGGAGAGATgcaagctgctcctgagccACAGCAACGACCTGAGCGCCATCCGAGCTAA ATACCCTCATGACGTTGTGAATCACCTGAGCTGTAACGAGGCAAAGAACCATTACGGAGGTGTGGTGAGCCTCATCCCTGTCGTTCTAGACTGCATGAAGGAGTGGGTGACCCACACCGAGAAGCTGCCACAGCGCGTGCTGCAGAAC ATTTCTTTCTGA
- the SPACA9 gene encoding sperm acrosome-associated protein 9 isoform X1 has product MNEVKEALRNIEQNYKLFLQQQFTFIAALQHTRENAHDLIRPVASISQVQSYMDHYCNNTTDRRILNMFLNICSDLSRLCQKLEAVHSGNNVTNGILERCKLLLSHSNDLSAIRAKYPHDVVNHLSCNEAKNHYGGVVSLIPVVLDCMKEWVTHTEKLPQRVLQNVSGGSAVSEKRAPQDAPARAAPSQTPPAVHLGAQTSASNKDNVVVQGSKRVWKKLNDTENDREKLKGPWKPPGRHAF; this is encoded by the exons atgaatgaggtaAAGGAGGCTCTAAGAAATATAGAACAGAACTACAAGctcttcctgcagcagcagttcaCGTTTATCGCGGCGCTGCAGCACACCCGAGAGAACGCGCACGACCTGATCAGACCGGTGGCGAGCATCAGCCAG GTACAGTCCTACATGGACCATTATTGTAATAATACCACGGACAGGCGCATCCTCAACATGTTCCTGAACATCTGCAGTGACCTAAGCAGGCTCTGCCAGAAGCTGGAAGCCGTGCATTCTGGTAACAACGTAACCAACGGCATTCTGGAGAGATgcaagctgctcctgagccACAGCAACGACCTGAGCGCCATCCGAGCTAA ATACCCTCATGACGTTGTGAATCACCTGAGCTGTAACGAGGCAAAGAACCATTACGGAGGTGTGGTGAGCCTCATCCCTGTCGTTCTAGACTGCATGAAGGAGTGGGTGACCCACACCGAGAAGCTGCCACAGCGCGTGCTGCAGAACGTGAGTGGTGGAAGTGCTGTCTCTGAGAAGAGGGCACCCCAGGACGCACCAGCTAGGGCGGCCCCTTCCCAAACACCGCCTGCTGTGCACCTTGGAGCCCAGACCTCAGCTAGTAACAAAGATAATGTAGTGGTACAGGGGAGTAAACGTGTCTGGAAGAAGCTGAATGACACAGAAAATGACAGGGAGAAACTTAAGGGTCCCTGGAAACCACCGGGTAGACATGCCTTTTAG